In the Streptobacillus moniliformis DSM 12112 genome, one interval contains:
- the rplJ gene encoding 50S ribosomal protein L10: MASKANIAAVEMLTEKLKEAKAVVFVDYKGITVNEDTKLRSEARKANVEYFVAKNRLVQIALKNVGLDLELKELAEGTTSFALGFEDGVAPSKLIYDFAQQFKGEKLKIKGGIIDGQVADKNTIEALAKLPSRPELLGMIAYGLLSPVRMLAVGLSNVAEQKEA; encoded by the coding sequence ATGGCATCAAAAGCTAATATTGCAGCAGTAGAAATGTTAACTGAAAAATTAAAAGAAGCAAAAGCAGTAGTTTTCGTTGATTATAAAGGAATTACAGTTAATGAAGATACAAAATTAAGAAGTGAAGCAAGAAAAGCTAATGTAGAATATTTTGTTGCTAAAAATAGATTAGTACAAATAGCTTTAAAAAATGTTGGTTTAGATCTTGAGTTAAAAGAATTAGCTGAAGGAACAACATCTTTTGCTTTAGGTTTTGAAGATGGAGTTGCACCATCAAAATTAATCTATGATTTCGCACAACAATTTAAAGGTGAAAAATTAAAAATTAAAGGTGGAATCATTGATGGACAAGTAGCTGATAAAAATACAATAGAAGCATTAGCTAAGTTACCATCAAGACCAGAATTACTAGGTATGATAGCATACGGATTATTATCACCAGTAAGAATGTTAGCAGTTGGATTATCTAACGTAGCAGAACAAAAAGAAGCTTAA
- the rplL gene encoding 50S ribosomal protein L7/L12, producing the protein MAFNKEQFIEDLKAMTVLELKEVVEAIEETFGVSAQPVAVAGGAVAAEAVEEKTNFDVVLTGAGANKIAVIKEVRSITGLGLKEAKDLVDNGGAVKEGASKEEAEEIKGKLEAAGASVELK; encoded by the coding sequence ATGGCATTTAATAAAGAACAATTTATTGAAGATTTAAAAGCAATGACAGTATTAGAATTAAAAGAAGTAGTAGAAGCTATAGAAGAAACTTTTGGAGTATCTGCACAACCAGTTGCAGTTGCAGGTGGAGCAGTAGCTGCTGAAGCAGTTGAAGAAAAAACAAACTTCGATGTAGTATTAACAGGAGCAGGAGCTAACAAAATAGCAGTTATTAAAGAAGTAAGATCTATTACAGGATTAGGATTAAAAGAAGCTAAAGACTTAGTAGATAACGGTGGAGCAGTTAAAGAAGGAGCTTCAAAAGAAGAAGCAGAAGAAATTAAAGGTAAATTAGAAGCTGCTGGAGCATCTGTAGAATTAAAATAA
- the rpoB gene encoding DNA-directed RNA polymerase subunit beta: MNNKLIKRYSFGKIKDRGEMPNFLEFQLDSYEDFLQTKRSYDVRELKGLEAIFQETFPIESANGTLKLEYFGYEIHDSEAPLNDELECKKRGKTYSGQLKVRLRLTNNKTGEIKETLVHFGDIPLMTDKATFIINGAERVVVSQLHRSPGITFNKELNMQTGKDMFIGKIIPYKGTWLEFETDKNDVLNVKIDRKKKVLASVFLKAIKFFENNSEIMDEFFEIKTIELEPIYKKYKNIEDAKSVIRTEIEGSFVNEDIVNEKTGEIVIESESFIDEITVDKLIEYNIPEITIWEVKPEDRMIAKSIKDDHTKSSDEAVVEVFKKIKPGDIVTVESAYNLIIPMFFNPQRYDFAPVGRYKINKRLKLEGEINEQDIVLTKKDVIATINYLKVLYNGGGSTDDIDNLSNRRVRGVGELLSIQIKGGVAKMSKMVKEKMQTQDINTLTPQSLLNTKPLNALILEFFGSGQLSQFMDQSNPLAELTHKRRISALGPGGLSRDRAGFEVRDVHNSHYGRVCPIETPEGPNIGLIASLSTYGKVNKYGFIETPFVKVKDGVADFNDISYLAADEEEGLFIAQADTNIDEKGRLLDNDVTCRYGDEIVHVKKEQVDLMDVSPKQIVSVSAGLIPFLEHDDANRALMGSNMQRQAVPLLKTEAPYVGTGLERKVAIDSGAVLVSKVKGEVTYVDASKIIVTDKKGDEHLHRLLNFEKSNQSMCLHQKPIIDLGDKVNKGDILADGPSTSGGDLSLGKNILLAFMPWEGYNFEDGILISERLRKDDVFTSLHIEEFDIEARTTKLGEEEITREIPNVSEEALRNLDKDGIVRIGAYVEPDDILVGKVTPKGESEPPAEERLLRAIFGEKAKDVRDTSLRLPHGVKGTVVDVLVLSKENKDDLKAGVNKVVRVYVAEKRKIMVGDKMSGRHGNKGVISRVLPVEDMPHLEDGTPVDVCLNPLGVPSRMNIGQVLEVHLGLAIGDMNKYIATPVFDGATEEDVKNYLEEAGYPRTGKVKLIDGRTGEYFDNPVTVGRMYMLKLHHLVEDKMHARAIGPYSLVTQQPLGGKAQFGGQRLGEMEVWALEAYGASNILQEMLTVKSDDINGRTKTYESIIKGQSMPEADAPESFKVLIKEFQSLGLDVNLYNKEGEKIELDNNFEG, from the coding sequence ATGAATAACAAACTAATTAAAAGATATAGTTTTGGGAAAATTAAAGATAGGGGAGAAATGCCCAATTTTTTAGAATTTCAGCTAGATTCTTATGAAGATTTTTTACAAACAAAAAGATCTTATGATGTAAGAGAATTAAAAGGACTTGAGGCAATATTCCAAGAAACATTCCCAATAGAATCTGCTAATGGTACTTTAAAATTAGAATATTTTGGGTATGAAATACATGATAGTGAGGCACCATTAAATGACGAGTTAGAATGTAAAAAAAGAGGAAAAACATATTCAGGTCAATTAAAAGTTAGATTAAGATTAACTAATAATAAAACTGGAGAAATTAAGGAAACATTGGTACATTTTGGAGATATACCTTTGATGACTGATAAAGCTACTTTCATAATAAATGGAGCAGAAAGGGTAGTTGTTTCTCAATTACATAGATCACCAGGTATTACCTTTAATAAGGAATTAAATATGCAAACTGGTAAAGATATGTTTATTGGTAAAATTATTCCATATAAAGGAACTTGGCTTGAATTTGAAACAGATAAAAATGATGTTTTAAATGTGAAAATTGATAGAAAGAAAAAAGTATTAGCATCTGTATTTTTAAAAGCAATTAAATTTTTTGAAAATAATTCTGAAATAATGGATGAATTTTTTGAAATTAAAACTATAGAGCTTGAACCTATATATAAGAAATATAAGAATATAGAAGATGCTAAAAGCGTTATTAGAACAGAAATAGAAGGTTCATTTGTTAATGAAGATATAGTAAATGAAAAAACAGGAGAAATAGTAATAGAATCAGAAAGTTTCATAGATGAGATTACTGTAGATAAGTTAATTGAATATAACATTCCTGAAATTACTATATGGGAAGTAAAACCAGAAGATAGAATGATAGCTAAATCAATTAAAGATGATCATACTAAATCATCTGATGAAGCTGTAGTAGAAGTATTTAAAAAAATAAAACCAGGGGATATAGTTACAGTAGAGAGTGCATATAATTTAATTATACCTATGTTCTTTAATCCTCAAAGATATGATTTTGCACCAGTTGGAAGATATAAGATCAATAAGAGATTAAAACTTGAAGGTGAAATCAATGAGCAAGATATAGTATTAACAAAAAAAGATGTAATAGCAACTATAAATTACTTGAAAGTTCTATATAACGGTGGGGGAAGCACTGATGATATAGATAATTTATCAAATAGAAGGGTAAGAGGAGTAGGAGAGCTACTATCTATACAAATTAAAGGTGGAGTAGCTAAAATGTCTAAAATGGTTAAAGAAAAAATGCAAACTCAAGACATTAATACTTTAACACCTCAAAGCCTATTAAATACTAAACCATTAAATGCATTAATATTAGAATTTTTTGGTAGTGGACAATTATCTCAATTTATGGATCAATCAAATCCACTTGCTGAACTTACTCATAAAAGAAGAATATCTGCTTTAGGACCTGGAGGATTATCAAGGGATAGAGCAGGATTTGAGGTTAGAGACGTTCATAATTCTCATTATGGAAGAGTTTGTCCAATAGAAACTCCAGAAGGACCAAATATAGGGTTAATAGCTTCACTTTCAACTTATGGTAAAGTAAATAAATATGGATTTATTGAAACTCCTTTCGTTAAAGTTAAAGATGGAGTAGCTGATTTTAATGATATTAGTTATCTTGCAGCTGATGAAGAAGAAGGATTATTTATAGCCCAAGCAGATACTAATATAGATGAAAAAGGAAGATTACTTGATAATGATGTTACATGTAGATATGGTGATGAAATAGTTCATGTTAAAAAAGAACAAGTTGATTTAATGGATGTTTCACCTAAACAAATAGTTTCAGTATCAGCAGGATTAATTCCATTTTTAGAACATGATGATGCTAACCGGGCATTAATGGGTTCAAATATGCAAAGACAAGCAGTACCATTACTTAAAACAGAAGCTCCTTATGTAGGAACAGGTCTTGAAAGAAAAGTTGCTATAGATTCTGGAGCTGTACTTGTATCAAAAGTAAAAGGAGAGGTTACTTATGTTGATGCAAGTAAGATTATAGTTACAGATAAAAAAGGAGATGAACATTTACATAGATTATTAAATTTTGAAAAATCTAACCAAAGTATGTGTTTACATCAAAAACCAATAATAGATTTAGGAGATAAAGTAAATAAAGGGGACATATTAGCAGATGGACCATCTACTTCAGGTGGAGATTTATCTTTAGGTAAAAATATATTACTTGCATTCATGCCTTGGGAAGGATATAACTTTGAGGATGGAATATTAATATCAGAAAGATTAAGAAAAGATGATGTATTCACATCACTTCACATAGAAGAATTTGATATTGAAGCAAGAACTACAAAACTTGGAGAAGAAGAAATTACAAGAGAAATACCTAATGTATCTGAAGAAGCTTTACGTAATTTAGATAAAGACGGTATTGTAAGAATAGGTGCTTATGTTGAACCAGATGATATCTTAGTTGGTAAGGTAACTCCTAAAGGAGAAAGTGAACCACCTGCTGAAGAAAGATTATTAAGAGCAATCTTTGGAGAAAAAGCTAAAGATGTAAGAGATACATCATTAAGATTACCACATGGAGTTAAAGGTACAGTAGTAGATGTATTGGTATTATCTAAAGAAAACAAAGATGATTTAAAAGCAGGAGTAAATAAAGTAGTAAGAGTTTATGTTGCAGAAAAAAGAAAAATAATGGTTGGAGATAAAATGTCAGGAAGACATGGTAATAAGGGGGTTATATCTCGTGTATTACCAGTTGAAGACATGCCACATTTAGAAGATGGTACTCCAGTTGATGTTTGTTTAAATCCATTAGGGGTTCCATCTCGTATGAATATAGGGCAAGTATTAGAAGTTCACTTGGGACTTGCTATAGGAGATATGAACAAATATATTGCAACACCAGTATTTGATGGTGCAACTGAAGAAGATGTTAAAAATTATTTAGAAGAAGCTGGATATCCTAGAACTGGAAAAGTTAAGCTAATTGATGGTAGAACTGGAGAATATTTTGACAATCCAGTAACAGTAGGAAGAATGTACATGTTAAAATTACATCATTTAGTTGAAGATAAAATGCATGCTAGAGCAATAGGACCATATTCACTAGTTACTCAACAACCACTTGGAGGTAAAGCTCAATTTGGTGGACAAAGATTAGGGGAAATGGAAGTTTGGGCTCTTGAAGCATATGGAGCTTCAAATATCCTTCAAGAAATGTTGACTGTTAAATCAGATGACATTAATGGTAGAACTAAAACTTATGAATCAATAATTAAAGGACAATCAATGCCAGAAGCAGATGCTCCTGAATCATTTAAAGTATTGATTAAAGAGTTCCAATCTTTAGGACTGGATGTAAATCTATATAATAAAGAGGGAGAAAAAATAGAATTAGACAATAACTTTGAAGGATAA
- the rpoC gene encoding DNA-directed RNA polymerase subunit beta' encodes MSIRDFDSIQIKLASPEKILEWSYGEVTKSETINYRTLKPELDGLFCERIFGPTKDYECTCGKHKKMKDKGTVCEKCKVTITTSKVRRERMGHIKLATPIAHIWYSKGTPNKMSLLLGISTKELEAVLYFSRYIVIDGGNTEFNKNQIIREQQYRLCMERNDRGSFRAKMGAEGILELLQELELPVLEKELETDIDKENSSQKRKKMVKRLKIVRDFISSGNKPEWLILTILPVIPADLRPLVQLDGGRFATSDLNDLYRRVINRNIRLQKLIDSNAPEIMIRNEKRMLQEAVDALIDNGRRGKPVVTQSNRELKSLSNMLKGKQGRFRQNLLGKRVDYSGRSVIVVGPNLKIHQCGLPKKMALELYKPFLMRELVKRGISSNVKTAKKMVEEENEAVWELIEEIIKNHPVLLNRAPTLHRLSIQAFEPTLIEGKAIRLHPLVCSAFNADFDGDQMAVHLVLSPEAQLEAKLLMLATNNIIAPSSGKPIAVPSQDMVMGCYYMTKERLGEIGENKYFSSIAQLTTAYQNEKVGVHALVNVRINGNIVKTTPGRILFNQLLPEEIRNYEVTFGKGELGKLIAGLYEQYGFEKTCELIDKIKEFGYHFATFAGVSVGIEDLQIPVEKKAILAKADKDVLDIENAYKAGEIINDERYRRTVQVWNKATNDVTKAMMDSLDQFNPVYMMANSGARGSIAQIRQLGGMRGMMSNTKGEIIEIPIKANFREGLNVLEFFMSSHGARKGLADTALRTADSGYLTRRLVDVSHELIVNKDDCGSKNHGIEVSDLTYEGKIIEKLEERIYGRFLAEDLVDNGKVIAKANTLITKDLLAEIVKRNISSVKMRSPLTCKLDKGVCKKCYGIDLSNHKEVLLGEAVGVIAAQSIGEPGTQLTMRTFHTGGVATGSEVQSDHRADEDGKIKYENIETFTYPDGREIVVSSIGKVILGKYRYEVPSGSVLKVKNNEKVKKGQVLIEFDPFQTPTISTVAGRIEFRDIYIKENIDVKYDVVERLAIKPIESTQVKPRVIVYDDKGKKIKEYHINYGSYLLFKEGEMIKPGDIISKLPKIGGGNKDITGGLPRVQELFEARNLKGKAILANVGGRIKFSDKTKKGMRVVEIHDIDKDTVIEEYSIPAGEHLVVSNEMIINAGDKLTEGPISPHDILRIKGAVEAQQFILESVQEVYRSQGVTVNDKHIEIIVKQMFQKIRIKESGDSLFLEDELVDKKAIERENKILISKGKKPAIFEPVIQGITKAAVNTESFISASSFQETTKVLANAAVEGKVDRLEGLKENVTIGKKIPGGTGFKNYKDLNLFLGEVDEKIIEEI; translated from the coding sequence ATGAGTATAAGAGATTTTGATAGTATTCAAATTAAACTTGCTTCACCTGAGAAAATATTAGAATGGTCTTATGGAGAAGTAACTAAATCAGAAACTATAAACTATAGAACATTAAAACCAGAACTAGATGGTCTTTTTTGTGAAAGAATATTTGGACCAACAAAAGATTATGAATGTACTTGTGGTAAACATAAGAAAATGAAAGATAAAGGAACTGTATGTGAAAAATGTAAGGTTACTATTACAACTTCTAAAGTTAGAAGAGAGAGAATGGGACATATTAAACTTGCAACTCCTATAGCTCATATTTGGTATTCTAAAGGAACTCCAAATAAAATGAGTTTACTTTTAGGTATAAGTACTAAAGAATTAGAAGCAGTCTTATATTTCTCAAGATATATAGTTATAGATGGTGGAAATACTGAGTTTAATAAAAATCAAATTATTAGAGAACAACAGTACAGATTATGTATGGAAAGAAATGATCGTGGATCATTCCGTGCTAAAATGGGAGCTGAAGGTATTTTAGAATTATTACAAGAATTAGAATTACCAGTTTTAGAAAAAGAATTAGAAACAGATATAGATAAAGAAAATTCAAGTCAAAAAAGAAAGAAAATGGTAAAAAGATTAAAAATAGTTAGAGATTTTATTAGTTCTGGGAATAAGCCTGAATGGTTAATTTTAACTATATTACCTGTTATACCAGCAGATCTAAGACCATTAGTACAACTTGATGGTGGAAGATTTGCAACTAGTGATTTAAATGATCTATATAGAAGAGTAATAAATAGAAATATTAGATTACAGAAACTAATTGATTCTAATGCTCCAGAAATCATGATAAGAAATGAAAAAAGAATGCTTCAAGAAGCAGTAGATGCTTTAATAGATAATGGTAGACGTGGTAAACCAGTTGTTACTCAATCTAATAGAGAACTTAAATCATTATCAAATATGTTAAAAGGTAAACAAGGAAGATTTAGACAAAACCTACTTGGAAAACGTGTGGATTATTCAGGACGTTCAGTTATAGTTGTAGGTCCAAATTTAAAAATTCATCAATGTGGATTACCTAAAAAAATGGCATTAGAACTATATAAACCATTTTTAATGAGAGAATTAGTTAAAAGAGGAATATCTAGCAATGTTAAAACTGCTAAGAAAATGGTAGAAGAGGAAAATGAAGCAGTTTGGGAATTAATAGAAGAAATCATTAAAAATCATCCAGTATTGCTTAACCGTGCCCCAACTCTACATAGATTATCAATACAAGCTTTTGAACCAACATTAATTGAAGGAAAAGCTATTAGACTTCATCCATTAGTATGTTCAGCATTTAATGCCGATTTTGATGGGGATCAAATGGCAGTTCATTTAGTTCTATCACCAGAGGCACAGCTTGAAGCTAAGTTATTGATGCTTGCAACTAATAATATTATTGCTCCATCAAGTGGTAAACCTATAGCAGTTCCATCTCAAGATATGGTTATGGGATGCTATTATATGACTAAGGAAAGATTAGGAGAAATAGGAGAAAATAAATATTTTTCTAGCATAGCTCAATTAACTACAGCATACCAAAATGAAAAAGTTGGAGTTCATGCATTAGTTAATGTAAGAATAAATGGAAATATTGTTAAAACTACACCTGGTAGAATATTATTTAACCAATTATTACCAGAAGAAATTAGAAATTATGAAGTTACTTTTGGTAAAGGTGAATTAGGTAAATTAATAGCAGGACTATATGAACAATATGGATTTGAAAAAACTTGTGAATTAATAGATAAAATTAAAGAATTTGGATATCACTTTGCTACATTTGCTGGGGTAAGTGTTGGTATAGAAGATTTACAAATTCCAGTTGAGAAAAAAGCTATACTTGCTAAAGCAGATAAGGATGTATTAGATATTGAAAATGCATATAAAGCAGGTGAAATTATTAATGATGAAAGATATAGAAGAACAGTACAAGTATGGAATAAAGCTACTAATGATGTAACTAAAGCCATGATGGATAGTTTAGATCAATTTAATCCAGTATATATGATGGCAAATTCTGGAGCCAGAGGATCTATTGCACAAATTCGTCAATTAGGTGGAATGCGTGGAATGATGTCAAATACTAAAGGGGAAATTATAGAAATACCAATTAAAGCTAACTTTAGAGAAGGATTAAACGTATTAGAGTTCTTTATGTCATCACATGGTGCTAGAAAAGGATTAGCAGATACAGCCTTAAGAACAGCTGATTCAGGATACTTAACAAGAAGACTTGTAGATGTTTCACATGAATTAATAGTTAATAAGGATGACTGTGGTTCTAAAAATCATGGAATAGAAGTAAGTGATTTAACTTATGAAGGTAAAATTATAGAAAAATTAGAAGAAAGAATATATGGAAGATTCTTAGCTGAAGATTTAGTAGATAATGGAAAAGTAATAGCTAAAGCTAATACTTTAATTACTAAAGATTTATTAGCTGAAATAGTTAAGAGAAACATAAGTAGTGTTAAGATGAGATCACCATTAACATGTAAACTTGATAAAGGTGTATGTAAAAAATGTTATGGAATAGATTTATCTAACCACAAAGAAGTATTACTTGGAGAAGCAGTAGGAGTTATTGCAGCTCAATCAATAGGAGAACCTGGAACACAGCTTACAATGCGTACTTTCCATACAGGAGGGGTAGCTACAGGTTCTGAAGTTCAATCTGATCATAGAGCAGATGAAGACGGAAAAATTAAATATGAAAATATTGAAACATTTACTTATCCAGATGGAAGAGAAATAGTTGTTTCATCAATAGGTAAAGTAATTTTAGGTAAATATCGTTATGAAGTACCTTCAGGTTCAGTATTAAAAGTTAAAAATAATGAAAAAGTTAAAAAAGGACAAGTATTAATAGAATTTGATCCTTTCCAAACTCCAACTATTTCAACAGTAGCAGGTCGTATTGAATTTAGAGATATATATATTAAAGAAAATATAGATGTTAAATATGATGTTGTTGAAAGACTGGCGATTAAACCTATAGAAAGTACTCAAGTTAAACCAAGAGTTATAGTATATGATGATAAAGGTAAGAAAATAAAGGAATATCATATTAATTATGGGTCTTATTTATTATTTAAAGAAGGAGAAATGATTAAACCAGGAGATATAATTTCTAAATTACCTAAAATTGGTGGAGGAAATAAAGATATTACTGGAGGTCTTCCAAGAGTTCAAGAGTTATTTGAAGCAAGAAACTTAAAAGGTAAGGCTATACTTGCTAATGTTGGAGGAAGAATTAAATTCTCTGATAAAACTAAAAAAGGTATGAGAGTAGTTGAAATTCATGATATAGATAAAGATACTGTGATAGAAGAATATTCAATACCTGCTGGAGAACATTTAGTAGTTTCAAATGAAATGATAATAAATGCTGGAGATAAATTAACTGAAGGGCCTATATCACCTCATGATATATTAAGAATAAAAGGAGCTGTTGAAGCACAACAATTTATACTTGAATCAGTACAAGAAGTATATAGAAGCCAAGGTGTTACTGTTAATGATAAGCATATAGAAATAATAGTTAAACAAATGTTCCAAAAAATTAGAATTAAAGAATCAGGAGATTCATTATTCTTAGAAGATGAATTAGTTGATAAAAAAGCAATAGAAAGAGAAAATAAGATTTTAATTTCTAAAGGTAAGAAACCTGCAATTTTTGAACCAGTTATTCAAGGTATAACAAAAGCAGCTGTAAATACAGAAAGCTTTATATCAGCATCCTCATTCCAAGAAACAACTAAAGTATTAGCAAATGCAGCAGTTGAAGGAAAAGTTGATAGACTTGAAGGACTTAAAGAAAATGTAACTATAGGTAAGAAAATACCTGGAGGAACAGGATTTAAAAATTATAAGGACTTAAATTTATTCTTAGGTGAAGTTGACGAGAAAATAATAGAAGAAATATAA
- the gmk gene encoding guanylate kinase, translating to MKGKLFIVSGPSGSGKSTVTKLVRDMLNIPLAISVTTRQIRTGEVDGKDYYFITKEEFEKKINENGLFEYANVHGNYYGTLNSEIEKHLENGQNVILEIDVQGGVIAKNKRNDSILIFFKAPSLEELEKRLRGRNTDSEKVIKKRLENALKELEYEKDYDYTIINYDIEDSCKQLINIIED from the coding sequence ATGAAAGGGAAGTTATTCATAGTTTCAGGACCATCAGGTTCTGGAAAATCAACTGTTACAAAACTAGTAAGAGATATGTTAAATATACCTTTAGCAATTTCTGTGACTACTCGTCAAATTAGAACTGGAGAAGTTGATGGTAAAGATTATTACTTTATAACTAAAGAAGAATTTGAAAAGAAAATTAATGAAAATGGATTATTTGAATATGCAAATGTTCATGGTAATTATTATGGTACTTTAAATTCTGAGATTGAAAAACATTTAGAAAATGGTCAAAATGTTATTCTTGAAATAGATGTACAAGGTGGAGTTATAGCTAAAAATAAAAGAAATGACTCTATTTTAATATTCTTTAAAGCTCCTAGTCTTGAAGAATTAGAAAAAAGATTAAGAGGAAGAAATACAGATAGTGAAAAAGTAATAAAGAAAAGATTAGAAAATGCTCTTAAAGAACTTGAATATGAAAAAGATTATGATTATACAATAATTAATTATGATATTGAAGATTCTTGTAAGCAGCTTATTAACATCATAGAGGACTAA
- the rpoZ gene encoding DNA-directed RNA polymerase subunit omega codes for MKKEKISVDELLKKVPNKYELAILAGKAARKEFIEGVEKFKIIDNVFEDILEEKVKIIEND; via the coding sequence ATGAAAAAGGAAAAAATTTCAGTAGATGAACTACTGAAAAAAGTACCTAATAAATATGAATTAGCCATCTTAGCTGGTAAAGCAGCTAGAAAAGAATTTATAGAGGGTGTAGAAAAATTTAAAATTATAGATAATGTATTTGAAGATATATTAGAAGAAAAAGTTAAAATTATTGAAAATGACTAA
- the dnaG gene encoding DNA primase, whose translation MYKLSEDEEKIINNIDIVDLIGQYVDLNKAGVSYKGYSPFKSENTPSFSVHPVKKIFKDFSSGKGGNVISFYSYIKNISYYEALHELSKKYGINIKKSNSKYLIKDNIGHKILKDAMEFFRLNFEKSSEAKEYLINRGFNLNDLKRYDIGYATNDWNLLYNHLKEKYDVEELIKLGLVTVSSTDTNNIYDTFRKRIIFPIFNIHQQVVGFGGRYIGENVNAPKYLNSTESYVFDKSSELYGLFNKGIEIKEKKYAILMEGFLDVLSSHINTFDNAVASLGTAFTEKQAKLLKKYTDNIIIMYDKDEAGQKATKSVINILNKLEFNIKCSSLPDGVKDPDEYFKKYSKDDFFEILGKSVGALDYIFEMDLKDFDFTQTTSKREAIELMKSYFENVTNDIVYSDEIEKFSRLIDVETKYILSKYIRNKNKNFKDLDTIKEVSQDRVNEKINKQEELEKLSIVFLLLGKEVDQILYNILKSFEFQSEKYVELHKKLLSIDYKIDEVSYLVLTKDEEEFMIETTCEFKNNYTDEDYIRIIKTWLELLIKKYEASIDILPINEKIDKKIHIGKLLNKLRNVVNINNLEKCYKEIIVLKGD comes from the coding sequence ATGTATAAACTGTCTGAAGATGAAGAAAAAATAATTAATAATATTGACATAGTTGATTTAATAGGACAATATGTTGATTTGAACAAGGCAGGAGTAAGTTATAAGGGATATTCTCCTTTTAAAAGTGAAAATACACCATCATTTTCTGTACATCCAGTAAAAAAGATTTTTAAGGATTTTAGTTCTGGAAAAGGTGGAAATGTAATAAGTTTTTATTCATATATAAAAAATATTTCTTATTATGAAGCATTACATGAACTTTCTAAAAAATATGGTATTAACATAAAAAAAAGTAATTCAAAATATCTTATTAAAGATAATATTGGACATAAAATATTAAAAGATGCAATGGAATTTTTTAGATTAAATTTTGAAAAATCATCAGAAGCCAAAGAATATTTAATTAATAGGGGATTTAATTTAAATGACTTAAAAAGATATGATATAGGTTATGCTACTAATGATTGGAATTTGTTATACAATCATCTAAAAGAAAAATATGATGTTGAAGAATTAATTAAATTAGGTTTAGTTACTGTAAGTAGTACAGATACTAATAATATTTATGATACATTTAGAAAGAGAATAATATTTCCAATATTTAACATTCATCAACAAGTGGTTGGTTTTGGTGGAAGATATATAGGTGAAAATGTTAATGCACCTAAATATTTAAATTCTACTGAAAGTTATGTTTTTGATAAAAGTAGTGAACTATATGGATTATTTAATAAAGGTATAGAGATAAAAGAAAAAAAATATGCTATATTAATGGAAGGTTTTTTAGATGTATTAAGTTCACATATTAATACTTTTGATAATGCAGTTGCATCATTAGGAACAGCATTTACTGAAAAACAAGCCAAATTGTTAAAAAAATATACAGATAATATAATAATAATGTATGATAAAGATGAAGCTGGTCAAAAAGCTACTAAATCAGTAATAAATATATTAAATAAATTAGAATTTAATATTAAATGTTCTAGTTTACCTGATGGAGTAAAAGATCCTGATGAATATTTTAAAAAATATAGTAAAGATGATTTTTTTGAAATATTAGGTAAATCAGTAGGAGCATTAGATTATATATTTGAAATGGATTTAAAAGATTTTGATTTCACTCAAACAACTTCAAAAAGAGAAGCTATAGAATTAATGAAATCATATTTTGAAAATGTAACTAATGATATAGTATATAGTGATGAAATAGAAAAATTTTCAAGATTAATAGATGTAGAAACTAAATATATTTTATCAAAATATATAAGGAATAAGAATAAAAATTTTAAAGATTTAGATACTATTAAAGAAGTTAGTCAAGACAGAGTTAACGAAAAAATAAATAAACAAGAGGAGTTAGAAAAATTAAGTATAGTTTTTTTATTACTTGGAAAAGAAGTAGATCAAATATTATATAACATACTTAAATCTTTTGAATTTCAAAGTGAAAAATATGTTGAACTGCATAAAAAACTTTTATCTATTGATTATAAGATAGATGAAGTTTCTTATCTTGTTTTGACAAAAGATGAAGAAGAATTTATGATAGAAACAACATGTGAATTTAAAAATAACTATACAGATGAAGACTATATTAGAATAATTAAAACTTGGTTAGAATTATTGATAAAAAAATATGAAGCTTCAATTGATATATTACCTATTAATGAAAAAATTGATAAAAAAATACATATAGGTAAGTTATTAAATAAGCTTAGAAATGTTGTAAATATCAATAATTTGGAAAAATGTTATAAAGAAATAATAGTTTTAAAGGGAGATTGA